From Arthrobacter sp. FW306-2-2C-D06B, a single genomic window includes:
- the rpsB gene encoding 30S ribosomal protein S2, producing the protein MPVVTMRQLLDSGVHFGHQTRRWNPKMKRFIFTERNGIYIIDLQQSLSYIDRAFEFVKATVAHGGTVLFVGTKKQAQEAISEQATRVGQPYVNQRWLGGMLTNFQTVAKRIQRMKELEEINFEDVAGSGYTKKELLLLKRELTKLETNLGGIRNLTKAPSVLWVVDTKKEHLAVDEAKKLNIPVVAILDTNCDPDEVDFPIPGNDDAIRSVNLLTRVVADAVAEGLIARNQRATGAAEAPEEPLAEWERELLEGSKAEAAEAPAAEAPAAEAVEAPAAEAVEAPAAEATEAAAGEAEADK; encoded by the coding sequence ATGCCCGTCGTAACTATGCGCCAGCTGCTTGACAGCGGCGTCCACTTTGGACACCAGACCCGTCGTTGGAACCCGAAGATGAAGCGATTCATCTTTACGGAGCGCAACGGCATCTACATCATTGACCTTCAGCAGTCGCTGTCCTACATCGACCGCGCTTTCGAGTTCGTCAAGGCTACTGTCGCCCACGGCGGCACCGTCCTGTTCGTCGGCACCAAGAAGCAGGCTCAGGAAGCAATTTCCGAGCAGGCTACCCGTGTTGGCCAGCCGTACGTCAACCAGCGTTGGTTGGGCGGTATGCTCACCAACTTCCAGACCGTTGCCAAGCGCATCCAGCGTATGAAGGAACTCGAAGAGATCAACTTCGAGGACGTCGCAGGCTCGGGTTACACCAAGAAGGAGCTCCTGCTCCTCAAGCGTGAACTCACCAAGCTGGAAACCAACCTCGGTGGTATCCGCAACTTGACCAAGGCTCCTTCCGTTCTGTGGGTTGTTGACACGAAGAAGGAACACCTGGCTGTTGACGAAGCCAAGAAGCTGAACATCCCGGTTGTTGCCATCCTGGACACCAACTGCGATCCCGACGAAGTTGACTTCCCGATCCCGGGTAACGACGACGCCATCCGCTCCGTAAACCTGCTGACCCGCGTGGTTGCCGACGCCGTTGCTGAGGGCCTCATCGCCCGTAACCAGCGCGCAACCGGTGCTGCAGAGGCTCCGGAAGAGCCGCTGGCTGAGTGGGAGCGCGAGCTCCTCGAAGGCAGCAAGGCCGAAGCTGCTGAAGCTCCGGCTGCTGAGGCTCCGGCCGCCGAGGCTGTCGAAGCTCCGGCTGCGGAAGCTGTCGAAGCCCCGGCCGCCGAGGCCACCGAAGCTGCTGCTGGCGAAGCCGAAGCAGACAAGTAA
- the tsf gene encoding translation elongation factor Ts, giving the protein MANYTAADIKALRERTGAGMMDVKKALDEANGDAEKAIEIIRIKGLKGATKREGRSTAEGLVAAKVTGGVGVMIEVNCETDFVAKADKFIQLADKVLAVAVESGAADLETLLAIDVDGKPLSEVVVEEGAVLGEKVVVRRIARIEGGTVDAYLHKTSKDLPAQVGVLFAVEGEGDAAATAAHDVAVHVAAMAPNYLSREDVPAELVESERRIAEETAKAEGKPEAALTKIVEGRVTGFYKGEVLLDQAFAKDSKKTVAQVLEEAGVKATAVARFRVGN; this is encoded by the coding sequence ATGGCGAACTACACTGCTGCTGACATCAAGGCCCTGCGCGAGCGCACCGGCGCCGGCATGATGGACGTCAAGAAGGCTCTTGACGAGGCTAACGGCGACGCCGAGAAGGCCATCGAGATCATCCGCATCAAGGGCCTCAAGGGCGCTACCAAGCGTGAAGGCCGCTCCACTGCTGAAGGCCTGGTTGCAGCCAAGGTCACCGGCGGCGTTGGCGTAATGATCGAGGTCAACTGCGAGACCGACTTCGTCGCCAAGGCTGACAAGTTCATCCAGCTGGCCGACAAGGTCCTGGCCGTCGCCGTCGAGTCCGGCGCTGCCGACCTCGAGACCCTGCTGGCCATCGACGTCGACGGCAAGCCCCTTTCCGAGGTTGTCGTCGAAGAAGGCGCCGTTCTCGGCGAAAAGGTTGTTGTCCGCCGCATTGCCCGCATTGAAGGCGGCACGGTTGACGCTTACCTGCACAAGACCTCCAAGGACCTCCCGGCCCAGGTCGGCGTCCTGTTCGCCGTTGAGGGCGAGGGCGACGCCGCTGCCACCGCAGCCCACGACGTTGCCGTCCACGTTGCAGCAATGGCCCCGAACTACCTGAGCCGCGAAGACGTCCCGGCCGAACTGGTCGAGTCCGAGCGCCGCATCGCCGAAGAGACCGCCAAGGCCGAAGGCAAGCCGGAAGCCGCTCTCACCAAGATCGTAGAAGGCCGCGTGACGGGCTTCTACAAGGGTGAAGTTCTCCTGGACCAGGCATTCGCCAAGGACTCCAAGAAGACCGTTGCACAGGTCCTCGAAGAGGCCGGCGTCAAGGCAACTGCCGTTGCCCGTTTCCGCGTCGGAAACTAG
- the pyrH gene encoding UMP kinase, with amino-acid sequence METENTAIHPEKTRRRVLLKLSGEVIGGGKLGVDPETVRAIAKQIAAAVSEVEVAIVVGGGNFFRGAELSQSGMDRSRADYMGMLGTVMNCLALQDFLEQAGVETRVQSAITMGQVAEAYIPRRAIRHMEKGRVVIFGAGAGLPYFSTDTVAAQRALEVHADVVLMAKSGVDGVYTADPKKDPTAEKLEKLSYDEALRRDIRVMDQTAMTMCKDNNLSMVVFGMEGEGNVTRAILGEKLGTLVTP; translated from the coding sequence ATGGAAACCGAGAACACTGCAATCCATCCGGAGAAGACCCGTCGTCGTGTACTGCTGAAGCTGTCCGGCGAGGTCATCGGCGGCGGGAAGCTTGGTGTGGACCCGGAAACCGTCCGCGCCATTGCCAAGCAAATCGCCGCAGCTGTTTCCGAGGTCGAGGTGGCAATCGTCGTAGGCGGCGGTAACTTCTTCCGCGGCGCCGAACTGTCACAGAGCGGCATGGACCGTTCCCGCGCCGACTACATGGGAATGCTCGGCACTGTCATGAACTGCCTGGCGCTGCAGGATTTCCTGGAGCAGGCGGGCGTCGAGACCCGCGTTCAGAGCGCCATCACCATGGGACAGGTAGCGGAGGCCTACATTCCGCGCCGTGCCATCCGCCACATGGAGAAGGGCCGCGTCGTGATCTTCGGTGCAGGCGCAGGTCTTCCGTACTTCTCCACCGACACTGTGGCGGCCCAGCGTGCACTCGAAGTGCATGCCGACGTCGTCCTCATGGCGAAGAGCGGCGTGGACGGCGTGTACACCGCGGATCCCAAGAAGGATCCCACGGCCGAGAAGCTGGAAAAGCTCAGCTACGACGAGGCCCTGCGCCGTGATATCCGCGTCATGGACCAGACCGCCATGACCATGTGCAAAGACAACAATTTGTCCATGGTTGTCTTTGGAATGGAAGGCGAAGGGAACGTCACCCGCGCCATTCTCGGCGAAAAGCTGGGCACCTTGGTCACCCCCTAG
- the frr gene encoding ribosome recycling factor produces MIEETLLEAGEKMDKAVEVAKEDFASIRTGRANPGLYNKVIVEYYGTPTPLQQLASFAIPDARTILITPFDKTSMRDIERALSDSEVGANPSNDGNVIRITIPELTQERRKEYVKIVKGKGEDAKVSIRSIRRKAKDALDKLVKDGEAGEDEGARGEKELDAITKAHVDGIDELLKRKEAELLEV; encoded by the coding sequence GTGATCGAAGAAACCTTGCTCGAAGCCGGGGAAAAGATGGACAAGGCGGTCGAGGTAGCCAAGGAGGATTTCGCGTCGATCCGTACCGGTCGTGCGAACCCCGGGCTCTACAACAAGGTGATCGTGGAATACTACGGCACCCCCACGCCTCTGCAGCAGCTGGCTTCCTTCGCTATTCCGGACGCCAGGACCATTCTGATCACGCCCTTTGACAAGACCTCAATGCGCGACATCGAAAGGGCCTTGAGCGACTCCGAGGTAGGCGCCAATCCGTCCAACGACGGCAACGTCATCCGGATCACCATCCCGGAGCTCACCCAGGAACGCCGCAAGGAATACGTCAAGATCGTCAAGGGCAAGGGTGAGGACGCAAAGGTTTCCATCCGAAGCATCCGGCGCAAGGCCAAGGATGCCCTGGACAAGCTCGTCAAGGACGGCGAAGCCGGCGAAGACGAGGGCGCCCGTGGCGAGAAGGAACTCGACGCCATCACCAAGGCACACGTCGACGGTATCGACGAGCTCCTCAAGCGCAAGGAAGCCGAGCTGCTCGAGGTCTGA
- a CDS encoding phosphatidate cytidylyltransferase translates to MSEAEPAPARGIPTRARRQRGNPTPKAGRNLPAAIGVGLAMLFAVLCGLLFLPLGFVLLTTAFAVLGVWEIFRALEAQGTRMPIIPVLTGTVAMPLAAYFGGTESLLFAMVLSSTAVLLWRSLESAAGAPRSVFSGIFTLAWVPFLISFAILPLHTGGGATTAGPWPAGQVPAGAWQIAVMLLLVVSNDTFGYLVGALFGKHPMAPKISPKKTWEGFAGSVAGAMVIGILASIFVLGRPWWVGVVLAVGMVAAATAGDLAESMVKRELGVKDMSSILPGHGGVMDRLDSIVFAAPAAYILFALLSGA, encoded by the coding sequence ATGAGCGAGGCTGAGCCGGCGCCCGCGCGGGGAATTCCCACACGCGCCAGACGCCAACGAGGCAACCCGACGCCGAAGGCCGGCCGGAATCTTCCGGCCGCCATCGGCGTCGGGCTCGCCATGCTCTTTGCCGTTCTCTGCGGGCTGCTCTTCCTGCCGCTGGGGTTCGTTCTCCTGACCACCGCGTTTGCGGTCCTCGGCGTGTGGGAAATTTTCCGTGCCCTCGAAGCCCAGGGCACCAGGATGCCGATCATCCCCGTGTTGACCGGTACCGTGGCGATGCCATTGGCTGCTTACTTCGGTGGCACCGAAAGCCTGCTCTTCGCGATGGTGCTGAGCAGCACGGCCGTCCTGCTCTGGCGTTCCCTTGAGAGCGCTGCCGGAGCTCCGCGCAGCGTCTTCTCCGGAATCTTCACGCTTGCCTGGGTGCCTTTCCTGATCAGCTTTGCCATCCTGCCTCTCCATACAGGCGGGGGAGCGACGACGGCGGGTCCCTGGCCCGCCGGGCAGGTTCCTGCGGGTGCCTGGCAGATTGCCGTGATGTTGCTGCTGGTAGTGTCCAACGATACTTTCGGGTACCTCGTCGGGGCGCTGTTCGGCAAGCATCCGATGGCTCCCAAGATCAGCCCCAAAAAGACCTGGGAAGGGTTCGCTGGCTCGGTGGCAGGTGCCATGGTCATCGGGATACTCGCCAGCATCTTCGTCCTGGGCAGGCCCTGGTGGGTCGGCGTGGTGCTTGCCGTAGGCATGGTGGCCGCGGCTACCGCAGGTGACCTCGCGGAGTCCATGGTCAAACGGGAACTTGGCGTCAAGGACATGAGCAGCATCCTGCCTGGACACGGCGGGGTCATGGACCGCCTCGACTCGATCGTCTTCGCGGCTCCGGCAGCATATATTCTTTTCGCGCTGTTGAGCGGCGCCTGA
- a CDS encoding DivIVA domain-containing protein: MAVDIRRQIPAAFERVAHSKYGYNAKQVDQFFQRARKSFENRAEASEKIGSSDVRAVSFDPVKGGYDATAVDAALDRLEDAFARRERDELIAAEGEEAWLLKIGKLSGVLRGRLHRPDGERFRRPDKKRARSYNIAEVDALCVSLIGYLENDKPLSVDNVRRAAFSEARGRDGYEEAQVDAFLDRVVELMAAID, translated from the coding sequence GTGGCAGTGGACATTCGTCGCCAGATCCCCGCAGCATTTGAGCGCGTGGCGCACAGCAAGTACGGCTACAACGCAAAGCAAGTGGACCAGTTTTTCCAGCGCGCCCGGAAGTCGTTTGAAAACAGGGCCGAAGCCTCGGAGAAAATCGGCAGCAGCGATGTCCGCGCGGTTTCGTTTGATCCTGTCAAGGGCGGTTACGACGCCACCGCTGTGGACGCTGCACTGGACCGCCTCGAAGATGCCTTCGCCCGGCGTGAACGCGACGAGCTGATAGCTGCCGAAGGCGAGGAAGCCTGGTTGCTGAAAATCGGCAAACTCTCCGGAGTGTTGCGCGGCCGTCTGCACCGGCCCGATGGTGAACGTTTCCGCCGGCCGGACAAGAAGCGTGCGCGCAGTTACAACATCGCCGAGGTCGATGCCTTGTGCGTCTCCCTGATCGGTTACCTGGAGAACGACAAACCGCTGAGCGTGGACAACGTCCGCCGAGCCGCTTTCTCCGAGGCCCGCGGGCGCGACGGCTACGAAGAGGCGCAGGTTGATGCCTTCCTCGACCGGGTCGTCGAGCTCATGGCGGCGATCGACTAG